Proteins co-encoded in one Mycobacterium mantenii genomic window:
- a CDS encoding potassium channel family protein yields MRVVVMGCGRVGSSVADGLSRIGHDVAVIDRDSTAFNRLSPEYAGERVLGQGFDRDVLLRARIEEADAFAAVSSGDNSNIISARLARETFGVKRVVARIYDAKRAEVYERLGIPTIATVPWTTDRLLNALLRETETAKWRDPTGTVAVSEVVLHEDWIGHRVTDLEQATGARVAFLIRFGAGVLPEPKSVIQAGDQVYVAAISGRAAEAVAIAALPPSEDL; encoded by the coding sequence TTGCGAGTAGTGGTGATGGGCTGCGGCAGGGTCGGTTCCTCGGTCGCCGACGGGCTGTCCCGCATCGGTCACGACGTCGCGGTCATCGATCGTGACAGCACCGCCTTCAACCGGCTCAGCCCCGAATACGCCGGCGAGCGGGTGCTGGGGCAGGGCTTCGACCGGGATGTACTGCTGAGGGCCCGCATCGAGGAGGCGGACGCGTTCGCCGCGGTGTCCTCGGGCGACAACTCCAACATCATCTCGGCGCGGTTGGCGCGGGAGACTTTCGGCGTCAAGCGGGTCGTGGCCCGCATCTACGACGCCAAGCGGGCCGAGGTCTACGAGCGTCTGGGCATTCCGACCATTGCGACCGTGCCCTGGACCACCGACCGGCTGCTGAACGCGTTGCTGCGCGAAACGGAGACGGCCAAGTGGCGCGACCCGACCGGCACCGTCGCGGTGTCCGAGGTGGTCTTGCACGAGGACTGGATCGGGCATCGCGTCACCGATCTCGAGCAGGCCACCGGCGCCCGGGTCGCGTTTCTGATCCGCTTCGGGGCCGGCGTTTTGCCGGAGCCCAAATCGGTGATCCAGGCCGGCGACCAGGTGTACGTCGCTGCCATCTCCGGCCGCGCCGCCGAGGCGGTGGCCATCGCCGCCTTACCACCGAGTGAAGATCTCTAA
- a CDS encoding DUF3159 domain-containing protein, whose product MTTKRISPERLLAQAGGVGGVIYSSLPVVVFVIASSVSGLIPAIVAALAVAALILAWRLIRRDSAQPAISGFFGVALCALIAYVLGESKGYFLLGIWMSLVWAVVVAVSVVIRRPLVGYAWSWVTGRGDGWRGVPRAVYAFDVASVAWVLVFAARFVVQGLLYHADRTGWLAVARIGMGWPLTVLAALATYAAIKAAQRAIAATTTPAVDMGPGAVTD is encoded by the coding sequence TTGACCACTAAACGCATCTCCCCGGAACGTCTGCTGGCACAGGCAGGCGGGGTCGGCGGTGTCATCTACTCGTCGCTTCCGGTGGTGGTCTTCGTCATCGCGTCGAGCGTGTCGGGATTGATTCCTGCGATCGTGGCCGCGCTGGCCGTGGCCGCTCTGATCCTGGCGTGGCGGCTCATTCGGCGCGATTCCGCACAGCCGGCGATTTCCGGCTTCTTCGGCGTCGCCCTGTGCGCGCTGATCGCCTACGTGTTGGGGGAGTCCAAGGGCTATTTCCTGCTGGGCATCTGGATGTCGCTGGTTTGGGCGGTGGTCGTCGCCGTGTCGGTGGTGATCCGCCGGCCCCTGGTCGGCTACGCATGGAGCTGGGTGACCGGGCGTGGTGACGGCTGGCGCGGGGTGCCCCGCGCCGTCTACGCGTTCGACGTCGCGTCGGTGGCCTGGGTGCTGGTGTTCGCGGCCCGGTTCGTGGTTCAGGGGTTGCTGTACCACGCCGACCGGACCGGTTGGCTGGCGGTCGCACGGATCGGGATGGGCTGGCCGCTGACCGTGTTGGCCGCGTTGGCCACGTACGCGGCGATCAAGGCGGCGCAGCGGGCCATCGCCGCCACCACTACCCCCGCGGTCGACATGGGACCCGGCGCCGTCACCGACTGA
- a CDS encoding potassium channel family protein, with product MKVAVAGAGAVGRSVTRELIGNGHDVTLIERNPDHVDVDAIPAAHWRLGDACELSLLESVHLQEFDVVVAATGDDKANVVLSLLAKTEFAVPRVVARVNDPRNEWLFTDAWGVDVAVSTPRMLASLIEEAVAVGDLVRLMEFRKGQANLVEITLPDDTPWGGKPVRKLQLPRDTSLVTILRGPRVIVPEEDEPLEGGDELLFVAVADAEEDLQKLLLGSHSPAAD from the coding sequence ATGAAGGTAGCTGTTGCCGGGGCCGGCGCGGTCGGCCGCTCGGTCACTCGGGAACTCATCGGCAACGGCCACGACGTGACGCTGATCGAACGCAACCCCGATCACGTCGACGTCGACGCGATCCCGGCCGCGCACTGGCGGCTGGGTGACGCCTGCGAACTGAGCCTGCTGGAGTCGGTGCACCTGCAGGAGTTCGACGTGGTGGTGGCCGCGACCGGCGACGACAAGGCCAACGTCGTGTTAAGCCTCTTGGCCAAAACCGAATTCGCGGTCCCGCGGGTGGTGGCCCGCGTCAACGATCCCCGCAACGAATGGCTGTTCACCGACGCCTGGGGGGTCGACGTGGCGGTGTCGACGCCGCGAATGCTGGCGTCGCTCATCGAAGAGGCCGTCGCCGTCGGCGATCTGGTGCGGCTGATGGAATTCCGCAAGGGTCAGGCCAACCTCGTCGAGATCACCCTGCCCGACGACACGCCGTGGGGCGGCAAACCGGTGCGCAAACTGCAGCTGCCGCGGGACACCTCGCTGGTGACGATCCTGCGCGGCCCGCGGGTGATCGTGCCCGAGGAGGACGAGCCGCTCGAAGGCGGCGACGAGCTGTTGTTCGTCGCGGTCGCCGATGCGGAGGAGGACCTGCAGAAGCTGCTATTGGGCAGTCACAGTCCGGCCGCCGACTAG
- a CDS encoding OB-fold nucleic acid binding domain-containing protein, with translation MGAQGYLRRLTRRLTENPEQLDSEELSDEVASTGAQRAIDCERGQEVTMVGTLRSVECNGRACAGGVRAELFDGSDTVTLVWLGQRRIPGIDSGRTLRVRGRLGKLENGTKAIYNPHYEIQR, from the coding sequence ATGGGGGCCCAAGGGTATCTGCGCCGGCTCACCCGTCGGTTGACGGAGAATCCGGAGCAACTCGACTCGGAGGAACTCTCCGACGAGGTCGCAAGCACCGGCGCGCAACGCGCCATCGATTGCGAGCGTGGCCAGGAGGTCACGATGGTGGGCACGCTGCGTAGCGTCGAGTGCAACGGCAGGGCCTGCGCCGGCGGAGTCCGCGCCGAACTGTTCGATGGCAGCGACACCGTCACACTCGTGTGGCTGGGACAGCGCCGCATCCCCGGCATCGACTCGGGACGCACCCTGCGGGTGCGTGGCCGCCTCGGCAAGCTGGAGAACGGAACCAAGGCGATCTACAACCCGCACTACGAAATTCAGCGGTGA